A genome region from Arthrobacter sp. SLBN-100 includes the following:
- a CDS encoding DUF5719 family protein: MHNDSVSPAAAQAVPANEEETQGSHVPKRLGSGRKALVAGLVSAAVIMAGTGAVVAAGSLLPQTESSRSVPAGVSAVPAGSSVGVCPGPARLLEGTEAGTDPQFSPESETAASSVTAAVLSAGGALPASRVSELNGTTALEIAKEPGQPAATSAPQELLAGVVAGRPVNQVSVLSADAAANQKASAAAAMKFTATDGDLQGTAAANCQQPSNDQWLAGASTTVGRTSVLMLANASTTPATVSLELFGSNGQIQAPGSRGLLVAPGTSRPVVLAGLAPAEPQLSVHVRSAGGPVAAVIQQSVLRGLTPGGVDFIAPGAAPAVRQVMTGVDVQDAGQVASLTEKSGYEDAGPALQLTVPGASDAVVEVKLYGSDGQKALPSGGVITAKAGAVTEVPLAGVPAGHYTVAASSDVTFVAAARVTRGLQDSKAVDVAWAASGVRLGSQHVVPVPQGGQRNLVFGALENRATITYSAITADGKVRAPSTADIAGGTTASITVPEKADDSDVVGYVVSAAGDAAYGALLLQQDGRDDVSSLAFLPAAAGQETVPVTLSY, encoded by the coding sequence ATGCATAACGACTCCGTCTCCCCGGCAGCAGCGCAGGCGGTGCCCGCCAACGAGGAGGAAACCCAGGGGAGCCACGTCCCGAAGCGCCTTGGGAGCGGCCGGAAAGCGCTCGTGGCAGGCCTGGTGTCCGCGGCAGTCATTATGGCCGGTACGGGAGCAGTGGTTGCGGCCGGGTCCCTCCTTCCGCAAACCGAATCCAGCCGCAGCGTACCTGCCGGGGTATCGGCGGTTCCGGCCGGAAGCAGCGTGGGGGTCTGTCCAGGGCCCGCCCGTCTGCTGGAAGGCACGGAAGCGGGCACGGACCCGCAGTTCAGCCCGGAGTCAGAGACGGCTGCCAGTTCAGTCACCGCGGCCGTACTCAGCGCCGGCGGTGCCCTGCCGGCAAGCCGCGTTTCGGAACTCAACGGCACGACGGCCCTCGAAATCGCAAAAGAGCCTGGCCAGCCTGCTGCCACCAGTGCTCCCCAGGAGCTCCTGGCAGGGGTTGTGGCGGGCCGGCCGGTGAACCAGGTGAGTGTGCTCAGCGCCGATGCCGCAGCCAACCAGAAGGCCTCCGCTGCGGCAGCCATGAAGTTCACCGCAACCGACGGCGACCTGCAGGGGACGGCCGCCGCCAACTGCCAGCAGCCCTCCAACGACCAATGGCTTGCCGGTGCCAGTACCACGGTGGGCCGTACATCTGTGCTCATGCTCGCCAACGCTTCCACCACCCCGGCCACCGTGAGCCTGGAGCTGTTCGGGTCCAACGGACAGATCCAGGCGCCCGGAAGCCGCGGACTGCTCGTTGCCCCCGGTACTTCCCGGCCGGTGGTACTCGCCGGCCTCGCCCCGGCTGAACCACAGCTGAGCGTTCACGTGCGCAGCGCGGGCGGTCCCGTGGCCGCCGTCATCCAACAAAGTGTCCTCCGGGGACTCACCCCGGGAGGTGTTGACTTCATCGCCCCCGGCGCGGCGCCGGCCGTCCGTCAGGTGATGACCGGCGTCGACGTCCAGGACGCCGGGCAGGTCGCGTCGCTCACGGAAAAGTCCGGGTACGAGGACGCCGGGCCGGCCCTGCAGCTCACTGTGCCCGGCGCCTCGGATGCTGTGGTGGAGGTCAAGCTCTACGGAAGCGACGGCCAGAAGGCCCTCCCTTCCGGCGGGGTCATCACCGCCAAGGCGGGTGCAGTCACGGAGGTTCCCCTGGCAGGGGTCCCGGCCGGCCACTACACAGTGGCGGCATCATCTGATGTCACGTTCGTGGCAGCCGCCCGGGTCACGCGTGGACTCCAGGACAGCAAGGCGGTGGATGTTGCGTGGGCCGCGTCCGGGGTCAGGCTGGGCAGCCAGCACGTGGTCCCGGTTCCGCAGGGCGGGCAGCGGAACCTGGTTTTTGGTGCCTTGGAGAACCGGGCCACCATCACGTATTCGGCCATCACCGCCGACGGAAAAGTCCGGGCGCCGTCCACGGCGGACATCGCCGGCGGAACGACGGCATCCATCACCGTTCCGGAAAAGGCTGACGATTCCGACGTCGTCGGCTACGTGGTCTCGGCGGCGGGGGACGCCGCCTATGGTGCCTTGCTGCTGCAGCAGGACGGCAGGGATGACGTCTCGTCACTGGCTTTCCTGCCGGCAGCTGCCGGACAGGAAACCGTACCCGTGACACTCAGCTACTGA
- a CDS encoding metallopeptidase family protein — protein MQSSNHESGFTVRLADPDARKDPGTALPGKSFMARRRNRHGRGLRGEVMLPTHPGYRTRSDRFDDMVLDSAQRLHDIWGKTLDGVRFGVDEIPPDLEQLAANSAPAPMGAYIPATDGDGPMITVYRRVVEQASGGLDDLQDLVHDVVVEHTAEMLGVAPETLDPVYRRRY, from the coding sequence ATGCAGTCATCGAACCATGAATCAGGTTTTACGGTCCGGTTGGCTGACCCGGATGCCCGCAAGGACCCGGGCACGGCATTGCCCGGCAAGAGCTTCATGGCCCGCCGCCGTAACCGGCACGGACGCGGCCTCCGTGGCGAAGTGATGCTCCCCACCCATCCCGGTTACCGCACGCGTTCGGACCGGTTCGATGACATGGTGCTGGACTCCGCGCAGCGGCTCCACGATATCTGGGGCAAGACCCTTGATGGCGTCCGGTTCGGTGTGGATGAAATTCCTCCTGACCTCGAACAGCTCGCCGCGAATTCGGCCCCGGCCCCCATGGGCGCCTACATCCCTGCCACGGACGGGGACGGCCCGATGATCACGGTGTACCGCCGCGTGGTGGAGCAGGCCAGCGGCGGCCTCGACGACCTCCAGGACCTGGTTCATGACGTGGTGGTGGAGCACACCGCCGAAATGCTCGGTGTTGCCCCCGAAACCCTTGACCCCGTTTACCGGCGCCGGTACTGA
- a CDS encoding DUF3499 domain-containing protein, which yields MGAIRQCSRSACRQSAVATLTYVYADSTAVLGPLATYAEPHCYDLCEQHADSLTVPRGWEVLRLAMPTTPQQPGPDDLLALANAVRDAAALPAQPQPGPAKRGPHSALEAPAGAEGTRRGHLRVLREPS from the coding sequence GTGGGAGCTATCCGTCAGTGTTCAAGATCTGCGTGCCGCCAGTCAGCGGTGGCTACCCTGACGTACGTCTATGCCGACTCCACCGCAGTCCTCGGTCCGCTGGCCACCTACGCCGAGCCCCATTGTTACGATCTGTGCGAGCAGCACGCAGACTCCCTTACCGTCCCGCGGGGCTGGGAAGTCCTGCGCCTCGCCATGCCCACCACCCCGCAGCAGCCGGGCCCCGATGACCTGTTGGCCTTGGCTAATGCTGTGCGGGACGCCGCTGCGTTGCCGGCCCAGCCGCAGCCGGGCCCTGCCAAGCGCGGCCCGCACTCAGCCCTGGAAGCTCCGGCTGGAGCGGAGGGCACCCGAAGGGGCCACCTGCGCGTCCTCCGGGAACCGTCCTGA